A section of the Sporosarcina sp. ANT_H38 genome encodes:
- the hutH gene encoding histidine ammonia-lyase, with amino-acid sequence MIELTGSTLRLNQMNEILYKGSGVSLNEEALVRVNKSRAAVEKIVREDRTVYGINTGFGKFSDVKIDEKDTKALQLHLIRSHSCGVGEAFPETVSRAMVVLRLNALLKGFSGIRAEVLERFAYMVNNHIHPVIPQQGSLGASGDLAPLSHLALVLLGEGFVWKEGLHVPSADIWKEHGMSPIVLEAKEGLALINGTQAMTAQGVVNYLEAESLAYASEWIAAMTMEALYGITDAFHPAIHEARGYPEQEEVAARMLDWLKGSRLTTIQGEKRVQDAYSIRCIPQVHGASWQVLGYVKEKLEIEMNAATDNPLIFDDGDTVVSGGNFHGQPIAFAMDFLKLGVAELASISERRIERLVNPQLNEGLPPFLSPEPGLQSGAMILQYSAASLVSENKTLAHPASVDSIPSSGNQEDHVSMGTIGARHAHAIIKNARNVLAIEALCAMTGCHIRGPEQMAPKTRDKFTQLGELVKPIDEDRIFTPDIEKIAQYLIG; translated from the coding sequence ATGATTGAATTAACAGGTTCGACTCTTCGCCTGAACCAGATGAATGAAATACTATATAAAGGGTCTGGAGTTTCGTTGAATGAAGAAGCATTGGTACGCGTGAATAAGAGCCGTGCAGCAGTTGAGAAAATTGTTCGGGAAGATCGGACTGTCTATGGTATTAATACAGGTTTCGGTAAATTTAGCGATGTAAAAATTGATGAAAAAGATACGAAGGCATTACAGCTTCACCTAATTCGGTCGCATTCTTGCGGTGTTGGAGAAGCATTCCCTGAAACCGTTTCGCGAGCGATGGTCGTTCTAAGATTGAATGCTTTGCTGAAAGGTTTTTCAGGAATCCGTGCAGAAGTGCTGGAACGATTCGCCTACATGGTGAACAATCACATCCATCCAGTTATTCCACAGCAAGGTTCACTCGGTGCTTCGGGCGATTTAGCGCCATTATCTCATCTTGCACTTGTATTGCTAGGCGAAGGATTTGTCTGGAAGGAAGGATTGCATGTTCCTTCTGCGGATATTTGGAAGGAGCATGGCATGTCGCCGATTGTGCTCGAAGCGAAAGAAGGACTCGCGCTCATTAATGGGACGCAAGCGATGACTGCACAAGGCGTCGTCAATTATTTGGAGGCGGAATCACTTGCGTATGCTAGTGAATGGATTGCGGCAATGACAATGGAAGCGCTTTATGGAATTACAGACGCATTTCATCCGGCGATTCACGAAGCACGCGGCTATCCGGAACAAGAGGAAGTAGCGGCAAGGATGCTGGATTGGTTGAAAGGGAGCCGTTTGACTACTATCCAAGGTGAAAAACGTGTCCAAGATGCGTATTCAATTCGTTGTATTCCACAAGTACACGGCGCGAGCTGGCAAGTGCTTGGCTATGTGAAAGAGAAGTTAGAGATTGAGATGAATGCAGCGACTGATAATCCGCTTATTTTCGATGATGGAGACACTGTTGTTTCTGGCGGTAATTTCCATGGACAGCCGATTGCGTTTGCGATGGACTTCTTGAAGCTAGGCGTAGCAGAACTTGCAAGTATTTCTGAACGCCGTATCGAACGGCTCGTTAATCCTCAATTGAATGAAGGATTGCCACCATTTCTTAGCCCAGAACCTGGGTTGCAATCAGGAGCAATGATCTTGCAATATTCAGCAGCAAGCCTAGTCTCTGAAAATAAAACACTCGCACACCCGGCATCCGTCGATTCGATTCCATCGTCCGGCAACCAGGAAGACCATGTATCAATGGGAACAATCGGGGCAAGGCACGCACATGCCATCATCAAAAATGCGCGAAATGTACTCGCAATCGAAGCACTTTGCGCAATGACAGGTTGCCATATTCGTGGACCTGAACAAATGGCGCCGAAAACCCGTGACAAATTCACTCAACTTGGTGAATTAGTAAAACCTATAGATGAAGATCGTATTTTTACACCAGATATTGAAAAGATTGCACAATATCTGATTGGATAA
- a CDS encoding FAD-binding oxidoreductase, which produces MHIHEGSLYWPGTMPIPPERKKVEIASHYDVIIVGGGMSGALSALALADKELSIAVLDKRQMATGSTMANTGLLQYSNDIMLHELIEQIGEKDAVRFYQLCLDAMDNLKKTAERLPLDPDFISRPSVYYASDDTDLKRIRKEYETLKRYGFPCDYWNEDEIRKYLPFSKPGAIVTYGDAEVNPYKFVNGILQVVESMGVHLFEFTDVNDVTEENGLLHISTSSGEFHADKVLFTTGYETLPVGKRIGADINRSYVIVTEPLDASPIWHENALIWESKRPYLYMRTTEDNRIIVGGLDEDKPQAPLSNELIMKHGDNLKKQLQALFPELPIEIDYAYCATFGESLDNLPFIGEHPSKRNHYYLLGYGGNGTVYSMLGSTILADSMTGKANSDAHIVQLERSATAKTGGRSVIA; this is translated from the coding sequence ATGCATATTCACGAAGGTTCTTTGTATTGGCCCGGAACGATGCCCATCCCGCCTGAACGAAAAAAAGTAGAAATCGCGTCACATTATGATGTCATTATTGTAGGTGGAGGGATGTCCGGAGCTCTTTCAGCACTTGCATTGGCTGATAAAGAGCTGTCCATCGCTGTGCTAGACAAACGGCAGATGGCAACTGGCAGTACAATGGCGAATACGGGGTTGCTTCAATATTCAAACGACATCATGCTCCATGAATTAATTGAACAAATTGGAGAAAAGGATGCTGTACGTTTTTATCAGTTATGTTTGGATGCAATGGACAACCTGAAAAAGACTGCTGAACGACTGCCACTTGACCCTGATTTCATCAGTCGGCCAAGCGTATATTATGCAAGTGACGACACTGATTTAAAACGGATTAGGAAAGAATATGAAACGTTAAAAAGGTACGGATTTCCTTGCGATTATTGGAACGAAGACGAAATCCGCAAGTATCTGCCATTCTCAAAACCTGGGGCAATCGTAACATATGGAGATGCTGAAGTGAACCCATACAAATTCGTCAATGGAATTTTACAAGTAGTCGAATCGATGGGCGTCCATCTCTTTGAATTTACGGATGTGAATGACGTCACTGAAGAAAATGGACTGTTGCACATTTCTACATCCTCAGGTGAATTCCATGCCGATAAAGTTCTTTTTACAACCGGATATGAAACGCTTCCGGTAGGTAAACGGATTGGTGCTGACATTAACCGTTCGTACGTCATAGTCACGGAACCTCTAGACGCTTCCCCGATTTGGCATGAAAATGCACTAATTTGGGAGTCAAAGCGTCCGTACCTCTATATGAGGACAACGGAAGACAATCGAATTATCGTAGGCGGGCTAGACGAGGATAAACCCCAAGCCCCTCTTTCAAATGAATTAATCATGAAGCACGGGGATAACCTAAAAAAACAACTGCAGGCACTTTTCCCGGAACTTCCAATTGAAATTGACTACGCTTATTGTGCAACATTCGGAGAATCGCTAGATAATTTACCATTCATCGGAGAGCATCCATCAAAAAGAAATCATTATTATCTTCTTGGCTATGGAGGTAATGGAACAGTTTACAGTATGCTTGGTTCTACAATTCTCGCCGATAGTATGACGGGCAAAGCGAATTCTGATGCGCATATCGTACAACTCGAACGCTCTGCAACCGCTAAAACTGGCGGAAGAAGCGTAATTGCCTGA
- a CDS encoding STAS domain-containing protein has protein sequence MDYENEIRQLKAKISSYEKIILETAAPIIPSIVENTILVPISGHTSQNRFNLIRTRVLDYIGDHRDTVCAVFDFTGVDHYEVEELDFNILTHEIEQLNNSLKLMGVRPIFVGFNPRIVREVVHAGLHMKIEAYVNFKSSLAVLLKESGTSLQCFK, from the coding sequence TTGGACTATGAAAATGAAATTCGACAACTTAAAGCTAAAATTTCTTCCTATGAAAAGATTATCTTGGAAACAGCGGCACCAATCATTCCTTCAATTGTCGAAAACACAATTCTTGTTCCAATTTCAGGCCACACTAGCCAAAATCGTTTTAATTTAATCCGTACTCGTGTCCTCGATTATATTGGAGACCACAGAGATACGGTTTGTGCAGTATTCGATTTTACTGGAGTAGATCATTATGAAGTTGAGGAATTAGATTTTAATATACTTACACACGAGATAGAACAACTAAATAACTCGTTAAAACTAATGGGTGTTCGCCCTATTTTCGTTGGCTTCAATCCAAGGATTGTTAGAGAAGTCGTACATGCTGGCCTCCACATGAAAATTGAAGCCTACGTAAACTTCAAAAGTTCATTAGCCGTATTGCTTAAAGAATCAGGAACCTCACTTCAATGTTTTAAATGA
- a CDS encoding 3-hydroxyacyl-CoA dehydrogenase/enoyl-CoA hydratase family protein, with translation MTYQIKKAAVLGSGVMGSGIAAHLANIGIPVLLLDIVPGKLTEEEVAKGITLEDGSVRNKIAAGALQKLLKQKPAPLTKKSNLSLIEAGNFEDDLDKLKDVDWVIEVIVENLDVKKGLYEKIDAVRKPGTIITSNTSGISIEAMAEGRSEDFQKHFMGTHFFNPPRYLKLLEIIPASTTAPDVIEFMTRFGEDTLGKGVVIAKDTPNFIANRIGTYGLLITLREMEKRGYSIGEVDSVTGTLIGRPTSATFRTLDVVGLDTFMHVAKNVYDKTEGDEQKVFELPPFMKKMIDNGWIGAKAKQGFYLKKGKEILELDTETFEYSPTKKLQTPSIEMAKQQKGLANRVKTLVYAGDRTGEILWNILSPTLIYAAELNGEIADDIVAIDNAMKWGFGWQQGPFEIWDAIGVAKSVEKMKEQGENVPAFVQSLLDKGYETFYREQDSELHFFDGEDYKLVPVNEKVIDLKRYKQKHGVIKKNSGASLIDLGDGVALLEFHSQSNSIGPDIIQMINFAVDEVEKNFKGLVIGNQGKNFCVGANLGMILMEAQDDNIFELDFIIRSFQNAMMKIKYSSKPVVAAPFAMTLGGGAEVCLPAAHIQASMETYMGLVEAGVGLIPGGGGNVGLYTKHLKGLPKGVHIDYQFVANKVFESIATAKVSTSGDEARENNFLDFADGISVNADHLIYDAKQVAIALFDTGYKAPKREKFPVTGDSGYATMLLGAQGMLLSGFISEHDLKIAKKLAFVLSGGKVPYGTLVDEQYLLDLEREAFLSLVAEPKSQQRMQHMLVKGKPLRN, from the coding sequence GTGACTTATCAAATTAAAAAAGCGGCAGTTTTAGGTTCAGGTGTTATGGGTTCAGGTATTGCAGCTCATCTCGCTAATATAGGAATTCCGGTTTTACTTTTGGATATCGTTCCTGGAAAGTTAACTGAAGAGGAAGTAGCAAAAGGAATTACACTTGAAGATGGCAGTGTACGCAATAAAATTGCAGCAGGTGCTTTGCAGAAATTATTGAAACAAAAACCTGCACCCTTAACGAAGAAAAGTAATCTGTCCCTTATAGAAGCGGGAAATTTCGAAGATGATCTGGATAAATTGAAAGATGTTGACTGGGTTATTGAAGTGATTGTTGAAAACCTTGATGTTAAAAAAGGCTTGTATGAAAAAATAGATGCTGTTCGTAAGCCGGGTACAATCATCACCTCAAATACATCGGGTATTAGTATTGAAGCGATGGCGGAAGGTCGTTCGGAAGATTTTCAAAAACATTTCATGGGAACACACTTTTTCAATCCTCCTCGTTACTTGAAATTGCTCGAGATTATTCCAGCGAGTACAACAGCTCCCGACGTTATTGAGTTTATGACTCGTTTTGGAGAAGATACTCTTGGTAAAGGGGTTGTTATTGCAAAAGATACGCCGAACTTCATTGCCAATAGAATTGGTACATATGGCCTGCTTATCACGTTGCGCGAGATGGAGAAACGCGGCTATTCGATTGGAGAAGTTGACTCGGTTACTGGTACCTTAATAGGTCGTCCGACATCAGCAACATTCCGTACGCTTGACGTGGTTGGACTAGACACGTTCATGCACGTGGCGAAAAACGTTTACGACAAGACGGAAGGCGACGAGCAAAAAGTGTTTGAATTGCCGCCATTCATGAAGAAAATGATCGATAACGGCTGGATTGGCGCTAAAGCAAAACAAGGATTTTACCTTAAAAAAGGCAAAGAGATTCTCGAACTAGATACAGAGACATTTGAATACAGTCCAACTAAAAAGTTGCAAACACCTTCTATTGAAATGGCTAAACAACAAAAAGGACTCGCTAATAGAGTGAAGACGCTTGTATATGCGGGTGACCGTACTGGTGAAATCTTGTGGAATATTCTTTCACCAACATTGATTTACGCTGCAGAATTAAACGGTGAAATCGCAGATGATATCGTTGCAATCGACAATGCCATGAAATGGGGCTTTGGATGGCAGCAAGGGCCATTTGAGATATGGGATGCAATCGGCGTAGCAAAATCTGTTGAGAAGATGAAAGAACAAGGCGAGAACGTTCCGGCCTTCGTTCAAAGCTTGCTCGACAAAGGCTACGAAACTTTTTATAGAGAACAAGATAGTGAACTTCATTTCTTCGATGGAGAAGATTACAAGCTTGTTCCTGTTAATGAAAAAGTAATTGACTTGAAACGCTATAAACAAAAACATGGCGTCATCAAAAAGAATTCAGGCGCTAGCTTAATCGATCTTGGTGATGGCGTGGCACTTCTTGAGTTCCATTCACAATCAAATTCAATTGGTCCTGACATCATTCAAATGATCAATTTTGCTGTTGATGAAGTTGAGAAAAATTTCAAAGGGCTTGTCATCGGAAATCAAGGCAAAAACTTCTGTGTAGGTGCAAACCTTGGGATGATTCTTATGGAAGCGCAGGATGATAATATCTTTGAACTTGACTTCATTATTCGCTCATTCCAAAATGCCATGATGAAAATCAAGTATTCCTCAAAACCTGTCGTTGCAGCACCATTCGCTATGACACTTGGTGGAGGGGCTGAAGTTTGTCTGCCAGCAGCACATATCCAAGCTTCAATGGAAACGTATATGGGGCTTGTTGAGGCTGGTGTTGGTTTGATACCGGGCGGCGGTGGAAACGTTGGGCTCTACACGAAACACTTGAAAGGATTGCCGAAGGGCGTCCATATTGACTATCAATTTGTTGCCAATAAAGTTTTCGAATCAATTGCAACTGCAAAAGTGTCCACTTCAGGAGACGAAGCACGTGAAAATAACTTCCTCGATTTCGCAGATGGTATTAGTGTCAACGCAGATCACTTAATCTATGATGCGAAACAGGTAGCTATTGCATTGTTCGATACTGGTTATAAAGCACCTAAACGTGAGAAATTCCCTGTTACAGGTGATTCTGGTTATGCGACGATGCTTCTAGGAGCACAAGGCATGTTGCTATCAGGCTTCATCAGCGAGCATGATCTGAAAATCGCGAAGAAGTTGGCGTTTGTTTTATCGGGCGGAAAAGTGCCATACGGAACACTTGTTGATGAACAATATTTGTTGGACCTTGAACGTGAAGCGTTTCTTAGCCTCGTAGCAGAACCAAAATCACAACAACGTATGCAGCACATGCTCGTAAAAGGCAAACCACTGCGTAACTAA
- a CDS encoding C39 family peptidase, which produces MNTVLDVKGKSQYDEDIDRSIRSSACGPVTAFVMAQHLLPQGCPYTTNELYRLLGGTKIGLFKYRFIRNMRKILGVEWTIAECTINEVKRQLDNGRPVAAKFDKWFTFRWHGNYGFDYHWVPVIGYEEKGDDIFLFIHDNGGRNRDSQVRLISYQKNRPILSFIKIEPNE; this is translated from the coding sequence ATGAATACTGTATTGGACGTCAAAGGAAAATCCCAATACGATGAGGATATTGATCGATCGATTCGATCATCAGCATGCGGACCTGTAACAGCATTTGTAATGGCTCAACATCTTCTTCCGCAGGGGTGCCCTTACACTACAAATGAATTGTATCGTCTCCTGGGCGGAACAAAAATCGGTCTATTCAAATACCGTTTCATCCGAAATATGCGCAAAATACTTGGAGTGGAATGGACTATTGCAGAGTGCACGATTAATGAAGTAAAAAGACAACTCGACAACGGTCGGCCCGTCGCTGCAAAGTTTGATAAATGGTTTACATTTCGTTGGCATGGCAATTATGGGTTTGATTATCATTGGGTACCTGTAATAGGCTATGAAGAAAAAGGTGACGATATTTTCCTCTTTATTCATGACAACGGGGGAAGAAATCGGGATAGTCAGGTCCGGCTTATTTCCTATCAGAAGAATAGACCAATTTTATCTTTTATAAAGATTGAGCCTAATGAATAA
- a CDS encoding 5'-3' exonuclease, translated as MSTEEKPHILLIDGMALLFRSFFATSAMGHYFPNGAGIPTNAVQGFARHTMTATSIFKPTHMAVCWDMGAQTFRNDLYDGYKANRPAPAPELVPQFDMARSVSELIGWKNYGVPGMEADDLIGSFVQTWEGKADITVVTGDKDLLQLLRPGVRIALTKKGFNVYDIYTEERFIEEYGIAPIQFIDTKAFTGDTSDGYPGVRGIGPKTALKLIKEYGSVEGVIQSLHELTPAMRKKIEDDMDMLLLSKKLAAIHCEIDIIDSIETLKIPVYNGAVRELIDREGYSMIVRQADSLFL; from the coding sequence ATGAGCACAGAAGAAAAACCGCATATTTTACTAATAGACGGGATGGCACTCTTATTCCGTTCTTTTTTTGCAACTTCAGCGATGGGGCATTATTTCCCGAATGGTGCTGGAATTCCAACGAATGCAGTGCAAGGGTTTGCCCGCCATACTATGACAGCGACCTCGATATTCAAACCTACACATATGGCAGTTTGCTGGGATATGGGTGCGCAAACGTTTCGCAATGACTTATATGATGGATACAAAGCGAACCGACCTGCGCCAGCGCCGGAGCTCGTACCGCAGTTTGATATGGCAAGGAGTGTTTCAGAATTAATTGGCTGGAAAAACTACGGAGTGCCGGGTATGGAAGCAGATGACCTAATTGGTTCATTCGTTCAGACTTGGGAGGGCAAAGCAGATATTACGGTTGTAACTGGAGATAAAGATTTGCTGCAGTTGCTTAGGCCAGGTGTCCGGATCGCACTTACAAAAAAAGGATTTAACGTGTACGACATCTATACAGAGGAACGTTTCATAGAAGAGTATGGAATTGCTCCAATCCAGTTTATCGATACAAAAGCATTTACTGGGGACACAAGCGATGGCTATCCTGGTGTAAGAGGAATCGGACCTAAAACAGCACTTAAACTTATTAAAGAGTATGGGTCGGTAGAAGGTGTGATTCAGTCACTTCATGAATTAACGCCAGCTATGCGCAAGAAAATAGAAGATGATATGGACATGCTTCTTTTATCGAAAAAGCTTGCAGCGATTCATTGTGAGATAGACATCATCGATTCAATCGAAACCTTGAAAATACCTGTTTATAATGGAGCTGTAAGGGAATTGATAGATAGAGAAGGGTATTCCATGATTGTTAGACAAGCAGATTCGCTTTTTTTATAA
- a CDS encoding thioredoxin family protein: MKPITTVEQFNEIIAGDSKALVKFQAGWCPDCRRMDMFIDPIVEKFDEYTWYDVDRDVLPEIADKYDVMGIPSLLIFQNGEKLAHLHSANAKSPTQVTEFLEGVKA, translated from the coding sequence ATGAAACCAATTACAACAGTTGAACAGTTCAACGAAATTATTGCCGGCGATTCTAAAGCGCTTGTTAAATTCCAGGCAGGATGGTGTCCTGACTGCCGCCGCATGGATATGTTTATCGATCCAATCGTTGAGAAATTTGATGAGTACACATGGTATGACGTTGACCGTGACGTATTACCAGAAATCGCAGATAAGTATGACGTTATGGGTATTCCTAGTCTTCTTATTTTCCAAAATGGTGAAAAGCTAGCCCATCTGCATAGTGCTAACGCGAAATCACCAACACAAGTTACTGAGTTCCTTGAAGGCGTAAAAGCATAA
- a CDS encoding STAS domain-containing protein has translation MEKYLQHMRIKIAAEADQIVQAVSESQNKRYPIMRKLIHVLDPGRTKMVLMFADTLIMEESERVEVLKEWGKNTGTKLANYDIISLDMMLREMPKYRNTLGAVLRHEAIELNLSASEMYNLITVLDQLLNDALYFFSMPFVQHEQERLKLSQILISELSVPIVSINDQTAILPLVGTVDHDRSLILHERVLHNASEMHLENLIIDLSGLQTTDTFVAQQLFYLFDGLSLLGIQPIVSGISPAIAQTLVQLGLSFGRIKSFATLKQALAYIEK, from the coding sequence GTGGAAAAATATTTACAACATATGCGGATAAAAATTGCAGCGGAAGCTGATCAGATAGTTCAAGCGGTGTCGGAAAGTCAAAATAAAAGATATCCTATAATGCGGAAACTTATACATGTATTGGACCCTGGAAGGACGAAAATGGTTCTCATGTTTGCTGATACCCTGATTATGGAGGAATCTGAAAGGGTGGAAGTACTGAAAGAATGGGGAAAGAATACCGGTACGAAGCTTGCCAATTACGATATAATTAGCTTGGATATGATGCTACGTGAAATGCCCAAGTACCGAAATACACTTGGTGCAGTTTTAAGACACGAAGCAATAGAACTGAATCTCAGTGCAAGTGAAATGTACAATTTGATCACCGTATTGGATCAGTTGTTGAACGATGCGCTCTACTTTTTCAGTATGCCGTTTGTCCAACATGAACAAGAGAGACTCAAACTTTCGCAAATCCTCATTTCCGAATTATCTGTTCCGATTGTCTCAATTAATGATCAAACAGCCATACTGCCGCTTGTCGGGACAGTGGATCATGACCGTTCCCTAATCCTTCATGAACGAGTATTGCATAATGCATCCGAAATGCATTTGGAAAATCTAATTATCGATTTATCTGGTTTGCAAACAACAGACACATTTGTGGCACAGCAATTATTCTATTTGTTTGATGGGCTTTCCTTACTGGGTATTCAGCCAATTGTAAGTGGAATTTCGCCGGCTATCGCACAAACGCTCGTACAGCTTGGATTATCGTTTGGCAGGATTAAAAGCTTTGCCACGCTGAAGCAGGCTTTAGCGTATATCGAAAAATGA
- the hutI gene encoding imidazolonepropionase: protein MTKIIWIKHAAQLATLAQPESAARIKEAMNELTIIEDGSIWIEEGIIQAVGTTQELEEQFKDRAHEAEITDASGHLVTPGLVDPHTHIAYGGSREREFEMRLEGATYMDIMNAGGGIHATTKMTREATEDELVEQTKKRLDSFLKHGVTTVEGKSGYGLDLETELKQLHVMKRLQQEHAIDLVPTFMGAHAVPTEYKGREDDYIDLVVDEILPAVAREQLAVFNDVFCEVGVFTPEQSQRILEAGKKYGLIPKIHADEIEPYGGAELAAKVGAISAEHLLKASDEGIKAMADAGTIACLLPATALYLREQAAEGRKMIDAGVPVAISTDCNPGSSPTTSMPLVMNLACISMRLTPAEALTAATYNAACAIRMENMTGSLEVGKQGDVVLWAISNYQELQYLFGVNHVKSVWKKGVKVVG from the coding sequence ATGACAAAAATTATCTGGATTAAACATGCGGCACAACTCGCAACGTTAGCCCAACCAGAATCAGCTGCGCGCATAAAAGAAGCAATGAATGAGTTAACAATTATAGAAGACGGTAGTATTTGGATTGAAGAGGGTATCATTCAAGCGGTTGGAACGACTCAGGAATTAGAAGAGCAGTTCAAAGACCGTGCCCATGAAGCGGAAATCACAGATGCATCAGGCCATCTTGTAACGCCAGGTCTTGTTGATCCGCATACCCATATTGCCTATGGTGGCAGTCGCGAACGCGAGTTTGAAATGCGGCTTGAAGGTGCGACCTATATGGACATCATGAATGCAGGCGGCGGTATTCACGCGACAACAAAAATGACGCGTGAAGCGACTGAAGATGAACTTGTTGAGCAGACGAAGAAACGCCTCGATTCGTTTCTGAAACATGGCGTCACGACTGTCGAAGGGAAAAGTGGTTACGGCTTAGATTTAGAAACCGAACTCAAACAGTTGCATGTCATGAAACGCCTGCAGCAAGAACATGCGATTGACCTTGTACCAACATTTATGGGTGCGCACGCAGTCCCGACAGAATACAAGGGGCGGGAAGACGATTATATAGATCTAGTTGTTGATGAAATACTTCCTGCTGTTGCCCGTGAACAGCTCGCAGTCTTCAACGATGTATTTTGTGAAGTAGGTGTATTCACGCCTGAGCAATCACAACGGATTTTAGAAGCAGGGAAAAAGTATGGACTGATACCGAAAATCCATGCGGATGAAATTGAACCCTATGGAGGGGCAGAACTGGCGGCAAAAGTTGGTGCGATTTCAGCGGAGCATTTATTGAAAGCGTCTGATGAAGGCATTAAAGCGATGGCAGATGCGGGGACTATCGCTTGTTTATTGCCAGCAACCGCTTTATATCTCAGGGAGCAGGCAGCTGAAGGCCGCAAGATGATTGACGCAGGCGTACCAGTCGCGATATCGACAGACTGTAATCCCGGATCTTCACCAACGACATCGATGCCACTTGTTATGAATTTAGCGTGCATATCGATGCGACTAACACCGGCAGAAGCGCTTACTGCCGCGACATACAATGCGGCATGTGCAATCCGGATGGAAAACATGACGGGATCACTGGAAGTAGGTAAACAAGGGGATGTCGTTCTATGGGCTATTTCAAACTATCAGGAACTTCAATATTTGTTTGGGGTGAATCACGTTAAGTCCGTCTGGAAAAAAGGTGTAAAAGTAGTTGGATGA